In Aeromicrobium marinum DSM 15272, one genomic interval encodes:
- a CDS encoding 3-hydroxyacyl-CoA dehydrogenase NAD-binding domain-containing protein, with the protein MSTEAVRYEVESGIAHLILDDPNQSANTMNQDYTDSMARAVAALKSDIEADAAAIRGVIVSSAKKTFFAGGDLKGMIKATPADAQELFDGVEQVKASLRALETCGKPVVAAINGAALGGGLEIALATHHRIAVEGRYEIGLPEVTLGLLPGGGGVTRTVRMFGIADALMNVLVQGARMKPAKALSAGLVDELVATQDELIPAAKAWIEANADNPDAASQPWDRKGYRMPGGTPSTPSLAAILPSFPSTVRKQLKGSPMKAPRNILSAAVEGAAVDFDTASRIESRYLVELIVGQQFKNMTNAFFFDLGAINAGGSRPDGIAPTKAEKLAILGAGMMGAGIAYVSAQVGIEVVLKDVTIEAAEKGKAYSQNLLDKAVAKGRITEAKRDEVLARITPTADYADLAGCDFVVEAVFESVELKHTVFGDLQDVVKPDALLGSNTSTLPITILAEGVKRPEDFIGIHFFSPVDKMPLVEIVVGEKTSDEAIARAIDYTKQIRKTPIVVNDSRGFFTSRVFGTLVMEGAQMVGEGVHPVTVERAASLSGFPGQPLAMIDEVSLTLPQSINAEAQKAAAAEGKSLPESPAMKVIDKLVDLGRTGKAGGAGFYEYPTDGGKKHIWPGLLEHFGKDDAGVPLEDIKERLTFIMSIETIRCLEEGVLRTVADANIGSIFGIGFPPVHGGALQYVNGYEAADGRIGIQAFTERAQELAEKYGERFAPPALLLEKAKSGENFA; encoded by the coding sequence ATGAGCACTGAAGCCGTTCGTTACGAGGTCGAGTCCGGGATCGCGCACCTGATCCTCGACGACCCCAACCAGAGCGCCAACACGATGAACCAGGACTACACCGACTCGATGGCTCGCGCCGTCGCGGCGCTGAAGTCCGACATCGAGGCCGACGCCGCCGCGATCCGCGGTGTCATCGTGTCGTCGGCGAAGAAGACCTTCTTCGCCGGTGGCGACCTCAAGGGCATGATCAAGGCCACCCCGGCCGACGCGCAGGAGCTGTTCGACGGCGTGGAGCAGGTCAAGGCCTCGCTGCGCGCGCTCGAGACCTGCGGCAAGCCCGTCGTCGCCGCCATCAACGGTGCGGCGCTCGGTGGCGGGCTCGAGATCGCGCTCGCGACCCACCACCGCATTGCCGTCGAGGGTCGCTACGAGATCGGTCTGCCCGAGGTGACCCTCGGTCTGCTGCCCGGCGGCGGTGGCGTCACCCGCACCGTGCGCATGTTCGGCATCGCCGACGCGCTCATGAACGTCCTGGTCCAGGGCGCCCGCATGAAGCCGGCCAAGGCGCTGTCCGCCGGCCTGGTCGACGAGCTCGTCGCCACGCAGGACGAGCTGATCCCCGCCGCGAAGGCGTGGATCGAGGCCAACGCCGACAACCCCGACGCGGCCAGCCAGCCGTGGGACCGCAAGGGCTACCGGATGCCGGGCGGCACCCCGTCGACCCCGTCGCTCGCCGCGATCCTGCCGTCGTTCCCCTCCACGGTGCGCAAGCAGCTCAAGGGCTCGCCCATGAAGGCCCCACGCAACATTCTCTCGGCCGCGGTCGAGGGTGCGGCGGTCGACTTCGACACCGCCAGCCGCATCGAGTCGCGCTACCTCGTCGAGCTGATCGTCGGTCAGCAGTTCAAGAACATGACCAACGCGTTCTTCTTCGACCTCGGCGCCATCAACGCGGGCGGGTCGCGTCCGGACGGCATCGCGCCGACCAAGGCCGAGAAGCTCGCCATCCTCGGCGCCGGCATGATGGGCGCGGGCATCGCGTACGTCTCGGCCCAGGTGGGCATCGAGGTCGTGCTGAAGGACGTCACGATCGAGGCGGCCGAGAAGGGCAAGGCGTACAGCCAGAACCTGCTCGACAAGGCCGTCGCCAAGGGTCGCATCACCGAGGCCAAGCGTGACGAGGTCCTCGCCCGCATCACGCCGACGGCCGACTACGCCGACCTGGCGGGCTGCGACTTCGTCGTCGAGGCGGTCTTCGAGTCCGTCGAGCTCAAGCACACCGTCTTCGGCGACCTGCAGGACGTCGTCAAGCCGGACGCGCTGCTCGGCTCCAACACGTCGACCCTGCCGATCACGATCCTGGCCGAGGGCGTCAAGCGTCCCGAGGACTTCATCGGGATCCACTTCTTCTCCCCGGTCGACAAGATGCCGCTGGTCGAGATCGTCGTGGGCGAGAAGACCTCCGACGAGGCCATCGCCCGCGCGATCGACTACACCAAGCAGATCCGCAAGACGCCGATCGTCGTCAACGACAGCCGCGGGTTCTTCACCTCGCGGGTGTTCGGCACGCTGGTCATGGAGGGTGCGCAGATGGTCGGCGAGGGTGTCCACCCCGTCACCGTCGAGCGGGCCGCGTCGCTGTCGGGCTTCCCGGGCCAGCCGCTCGCCATGATCGACGAGGTCTCGCTGACCCTGCCGCAGAGCATCAACGCCGAGGCCCAGAAGGCTGCCGCCGCCGAGGGCAAGAGCCTCCCGGAGTCGCCGGCCATGAAGGTCATCGACAAGCTGGTCGACCTCGGTCGTACCGGCAAGGCCGGCGGCGCGGGCTTCTACGAGTACCCGACCGACGGCGGCAAGAAGCACATCTGGCCGGGCCTGCTGGAGCACTTCGGCAAGGACGACGCCGGGGTGCCGCTGGAGGACATCAAGGAGCGGCTCACGTTCATCATGAGCATCGAGACGATCCGTTGCCTCGAGGAGGGCGTGCTGCGCACGGTCGCCGACGCCAACATCGGCTCGATCTTCGGCATCGGGTTCCCGCCCGTGCACGGCGGTGCGCTGCAGTACGTCAACGGCTACGAGGCGGCCGACGGTCGCATCGGCATCCAGGCGTTCACCGAGCGCGCCCAGGAGCTGGCCGAGAAGTACGGCGAGCGGTTCGCCCCGCCGGCGCTGCTGCTCGAGAAGGCCAAGTCGGGCGAGAACTTCGCCTGA
- a CDS encoding acetyl-CoA C-acetyltransferase, with amino-acid sequence MTEAFVYDAIRTPRGRGKKTGSLHEVKPVTLVTGLIDEIQTRNPSLDPAAIEDIVLGCVAPVGDQGADIAKTAALAAGLPNDVAGVQLNRFCASGLEAVNQASQRVRSGWEDLILAGGVESMSRVPMGSDGGPWAMDPRTAFTADFVPQGIGADLIATLEGYSREDVDTFAAESQARAAKAIANGYFAKSVIPVKDINGMTILDHDEFVREGTTVESLSGLKASFGDMGEMAGFDAVALEKYTEVEAINHVHHAGNSSGIVDGAALVLIGSEAAGTRHGLTPRARILSTAVVGSEPTIMLTGPGPASRKALEKAGLSIEDIDLIEINEAFAAVAMRLMKDLDHYPHEQTNVNGGAIAMGHPLGATGAMILGTLVDELERREKRYGLATLCVGGGMGIATVVERI; translated from the coding sequence ATGACCGAGGCATTCGTCTACGACGCCATCCGCACCCCCCGAGGTCGCGGCAAGAAGACCGGCTCCCTCCACGAGGTCAAGCCCGTCACGCTGGTGACCGGCCTGATCGACGAGATCCAGACCCGCAACCCCTCCCTCGACCCCGCTGCCATCGAGGACATCGTCCTCGGCTGCGTCGCCCCGGTGGGCGACCAGGGCGCCGACATCGCCAAGACTGCCGCGCTCGCCGCCGGTCTGCCCAACGACGTCGCCGGTGTCCAGCTCAACCGCTTCTGCGCCTCCGGCCTCGAGGCCGTCAACCAGGCCTCGCAGCGCGTCCGCTCCGGCTGGGAGGACCTGATCCTCGCCGGTGGCGTCGAGTCGATGAGCCGCGTGCCGATGGGCTCCGACGGCGGCCCCTGGGCCATGGACCCCCGCACCGCCTTCACCGCCGACTTCGTGCCCCAGGGCATCGGCGCCGACCTGATCGCGACCCTCGAGGGCTACAGCCGCGAGGACGTCGACACCTTCGCCGCCGAGAGCCAGGCCCGCGCCGCCAAGGCGATCGCCAACGGCTACTTCGCCAAGTCCGTCATCCCGGTCAAGGACATCAACGGCATGACGATCCTCGACCACGACGAGTTCGTCCGCGAGGGCACCACGGTCGAGAGCCTGTCGGGCCTGAAGGCGTCCTTCGGCGACATGGGCGAGATGGCCGGGTTCGACGCCGTCGCCCTCGAGAAGTACACCGAGGTCGAGGCGATCAACCACGTGCACCACGCCGGCAACAGCTCGGGCATCGTCGACGGCGCCGCCCTGGTGCTGATCGGCTCGGAGGCCGCCGGCACCCGCCACGGCCTGACGCCGCGCGCCCGCATCCTCTCCACCGCCGTGGTCGGCTCCGAGCCCACCATCATGCTGACGGGCCCCGGCCCGGCCAGCCGCAAGGCGCTGGAGAAGGCCGGCCTGTCCATCGAGGACATCGACCTGATCGAGATCAACGAGGCCTTCGCGGCCGTGGCCATGCGCCTCATGAAGGATCTCGACCACTACCCGCACGAGCAGACCAACGTCAACGGCGGCGCGATCGCGATGGGCCACCCGCTCGGCGCGACCGGCGCGATGATCCTCGGCACGCTCGTCGACGAGCTGGAGCGCCGCGAGAAGCGCTACGGCCTCGCGACCCTCTGCGTCGGCGGCGGCATGGGCATCGCCACCGTCGTCGAGCGCATCTGA
- a CDS encoding MerR family transcriptional regulator, with product MTAPTTDATTPAEAPLETLSVEQLAARVGMTVRTVRFYAGRGLIPPPRREGRNGYYGPDHLARLELVKELQAHGFTLSAIEGYLEQIAPGTSPEQIALHRTLLAPWMPELPETLTREALEVRAGRRLDDDALELLVALGVIEPTPAEDVFQVAPAHLAVGIGFLEADLPIEAALAARRIMTEHGTALAQELTGLFRDMVWPHLKSSGQPAELMTAMVERFKPLTIQALVTAYEQAVDEEKRQTVRRRT from the coding sequence ATGACCGCCCCCACCACGGACGCCACCACGCCCGCCGAGGCCCCGCTCGAGACGCTCAGCGTCGAGCAGCTCGCGGCCCGGGTCGGCATGACGGTGCGGACCGTCCGGTTCTACGCCGGCCGCGGACTCATCCCCCCGCCCCGCCGCGAGGGCCGCAACGGCTACTACGGTCCCGACCACCTCGCCCGGCTCGAGCTGGTCAAGGAGCTGCAGGCCCACGGGTTCACCCTGTCGGCGATCGAGGGCTACCTGGAGCAGATCGCCCCCGGCACCTCACCGGAGCAGATCGCCCTGCACCGCACCCTGCTGGCGCCGTGGATGCCCGAGCTGCCGGAGACCCTCACCCGTGAGGCACTCGAGGTGCGAGCGGGTCGCCGGCTCGACGACGACGCGCTCGAGCTGCTCGTGGCGCTGGGCGTCATCGAGCCGACACCGGCCGAGGACGTCTTCCAGGTGGCCCCGGCCCACCTCGCGGTCGGCATCGGGTTCCTGGAGGCCGACCTGCCGATCGAGGCAGCCCTGGCCGCCCGGCGCATCATGACCGAGCACGGCACCGCGCTCGCCCAGGAGCTCACGGGGCTGTTCCGCGACATGGTCTGGCCGCACCTGAAGAGCTCCGGCCAGCCCGCCGAGCTGATGACCGCGATGGTCGAGCGGTTCAAGCCGCTCACCATCCAGGCCCTGGTGACCGCGTACGAGCAGGCCGTCGACGAGGAGAAGCGGCAGACCGTCCGCCGCCGCACCTGA
- a CDS encoding alpha/beta fold hydrolase: MIDVDRPVLEGSVAVRGGRRLSFAEFGTRQGAAVIWMHGTPGARRQVPLEARRHAAEHDLRIIGVDRPGIGTSTPHVYENVLDWTGDLAALADHLGITTMRVVGLSGGGPYALAAGVGLPDRVHAVGVFGGVAPRIGPDGIGGGLTALVPFAAPVVSRTRVPLSYALAAGIRLVRPLAGLVIDSYAAVQPRGDRELLGRPEFRAMFLDDLLNGARFQVGGPLADLLLFNRHWGFELSDVDVPVMWWHGDCDHIIPQRHGMHCVERLPHATFVSLDGGAHLGGMDGTAEALRTLMDLGPRPAVEPRPATGI, from the coding sequence ATGATCGATGTCGACCGCCCTGTCCTCGAAGGTTCGGTCGCGGTCCGCGGCGGTCGGCGCCTGTCGTTCGCCGAGTTCGGCACGAGGCAGGGCGCTGCCGTCATCTGGATGCACGGCACACCGGGTGCACGCCGGCAGGTTCCGCTCGAGGCCCGGCGCCACGCCGCGGAGCACGACCTGCGCATCATCGGCGTCGACCGGCCGGGCATCGGGACGTCCACGCCTCACGTGTACGAGAACGTGCTCGACTGGACCGGCGATCTCGCCGCGTTGGCCGACCACCTGGGCATCACCACGATGCGGGTGGTCGGCCTGTCCGGCGGCGGGCCGTACGCCCTGGCCGCGGGAGTGGGTCTACCGGACCGCGTGCACGCCGTGGGTGTCTTCGGCGGGGTGGCTCCGCGCATCGGGCCCGACGGCATCGGCGGCGGACTGACGGCCTTGGTCCCCTTCGCGGCTCCCGTGGTGAGCCGTACTCGGGTGCCACTGAGCTACGCCCTGGCAGCAGGCATCCGACTGGTTCGTCCGCTGGCAGGACTGGTGATCGACTCCTACGCGGCCGTGCAGCCGCGCGGTGACCGGGAGCTCCTGGGCCGTCCGGAGTTCAGGGCGATGTTCCTCGACGACCTCCTGAACGGCGCCCGCTTCCAGGTCGGCGGCCCGTTGGCCGACCTCCTGCTGTTCAACCGGCACTGGGGATTCGAGCTGTCCGACGTCGACGTCCCGGTGATGTGGTGGCACGGTGACTGCGACCACATCATCCCGCAGCGCCACGGCATGCACTGTGTCGAGCGACTGCCCCACGCCACCTTCGTCTCGCTCGACGGGGGGGCTCACCTCGGGGGCATGGACGGCACCGCTGAGGCACTCCGCACCCTGATGGACCTGGGCCCGCGACCCGCGGTGGAACCACGGCCCGCCACGGGCATCTAG
- a CDS encoding acyl-CoA dehydrogenase family protein codes for MKRTIFDADHEAFRDTVRTFCEKEIAPHHDEWEKVGIVPREIWEKAGALGLLGFMMPEEYGGGGVDDFRYNAILTEEITRIGASGIGFVIQTDLVSGYLLSYASDEQKARWLPKFCTGETITAIAMTEPGTGSDLQGIKTSAVLDGDEYVINGSKTFITNGINADLVLVVCQTDPSAGAMGFSLIAVERGAEGFERGRNLDKIGLKAQDTAELFFDNVRVPKENLIGEPGQGFIYLMEKLPQERLSISVVAAAACRRVIDMTVDYVKERKAFGKPIGSFQNSRFTLATLETEARIAQVFVDESITQLNAKQLTVDDAAMGKWWTTELQKKTVDQCLQLHGGYGYMSEYPISKAYLDTRIQTIYGGTTEIMKEIIGRGMGL; via the coding sequence ATGAAGCGCACCATCTTCGACGCCGACCACGAGGCGTTCCGCGACACCGTCCGCACCTTCTGCGAGAAGGAGATCGCCCCGCACCACGACGAGTGGGAGAAGGTCGGCATCGTCCCGCGCGAGATCTGGGAGAAGGCCGGAGCGCTGGGCCTGCTCGGGTTCATGATGCCCGAGGAGTACGGCGGAGGCGGCGTCGACGACTTCCGCTACAACGCCATCCTCACCGAGGAGATCACCCGGATCGGCGCCAGCGGCATCGGCTTCGTCATCCAGACCGACCTCGTCTCGGGCTACCTGCTCTCCTACGCCAGCGACGAGCAGAAGGCGCGCTGGCTGCCGAAGTTCTGCACCGGTGAGACCATCACGGCCATCGCCATGACCGAGCCCGGCACCGGGTCGGACCTGCAGGGCATCAAGACCTCGGCGGTCCTCGACGGCGACGAGTACGTCATCAACGGCTCCAAGACCTTCATCACCAACGGCATCAACGCCGACCTGGTGCTCGTGGTGTGCCAGACCGATCCGTCGGCCGGCGCCATGGGCTTCTCGCTGATCGCCGTCGAGCGAGGCGCCGAGGGCTTCGAGCGTGGCCGCAACCTCGACAAGATCGGCCTCAAGGCACAGGACACCGCCGAGCTGTTCTTCGACAACGTGCGCGTGCCGAAGGAGAACCTGATCGGCGAGCCCGGCCAGGGCTTCATCTATCTGATGGAGAAGCTGCCGCAGGAGCGGCTGTCGATCTCGGTCGTCGCGGCGGCCGCGTGCCGCCGGGTCATCGACATGACGGTCGACTACGTCAAGGAGCGCAAGGCGTTCGGCAAGCCGATCGGCTCGTTCCAGAACAGCCGGTTCACGCTGGCCACGCTGGAGACCGAGGCCCGTATCGCGCAGGTGTTCGTCGACGAGTCGATCACACAGCTCAACGCCAAGCAGCTGACCGTCGACGACGCGGCGATGGGCAAGTGGTGGACCACCGAGCTGCAGAAGAAGACCGTCGACCAGTGCCTGCAGCTGCACGGCGGCTACGGCTACATGAGCGAGTACCCGATCAGCAAGGCGTACCTCGACACCCGCATCCAGACCATCTACGGCGGCACGACCGAGATCATGAAGGAGATCATCGGTCGCGGGATGGGCCTGTAG
- a CDS encoding CaiB/BaiF CoA transferase family protein: MTVPEPTPSPRPGPLAGVKVVEIVGIGPGPFAAMLLADLGADVIRVDRPGGNAMKMTAPQHDILARGRHTVALDLKSPRGVEVVLDLVASADILIEGFRPGVTERLGFGPEACHARNPALVYGRMTGWGQDGPLAQSAGHDMNYISIAGALDPLGRMGEAPGFPMNLLGDFGGGSLYLVTGVLAALTHARATGEGQVVDAAITDGAAHLMAMAVSMQQGGIWDGQRGTNMLGSAVPYYDVYRTADDRYMSVGPLEGQFWAVLVERIGVELPDRNDFGRWGELRQALTDRFAEKTQAEWTEIFGDSDACVAPVVPLVEAYDHPHNVARGTYVEHHGVTQPAPAPRFSATPAELTIPPAAAGTHTREALTAWGIHDVDGLIADGIAVQRED, translated from the coding sequence GTGACAGTCCCTGAACCCACCCCGTCCCCGCGTCCCGGCCCGCTCGCCGGGGTCAAGGTCGTCGAGATCGTCGGCATCGGTCCCGGCCCGTTCGCGGCGATGCTGCTGGCCGACCTCGGTGCCGACGTCATCCGCGTCGACCGCCCCGGCGGCAACGCGATGAAGATGACCGCTCCGCAGCACGACATCCTCGCCCGTGGCCGCCACACCGTGGCCCTCGACCTGAAGTCGCCCCGGGGGGTCGAGGTGGTCCTCGACCTGGTCGCGTCCGCCGACATCCTCATCGAGGGGTTCCGTCCGGGCGTCACCGAGCGACTCGGGTTCGGGCCGGAGGCCTGCCACGCCCGCAACCCCGCGCTGGTCTACGGGCGGATGACCGGCTGGGGGCAGGACGGCCCGCTCGCGCAGTCGGCCGGACACGACATGAACTACATCTCGATCGCCGGCGCGCTCGACCCGCTCGGCCGGATGGGTGAGGCCCCCGGCTTCCCCATGAACCTGCTGGGCGACTTCGGCGGCGGTTCGCTGTACCTCGTCACCGGTGTGCTGGCCGCCCTGACGCACGCCCGTGCCACCGGCGAGGGCCAGGTCGTCGACGCCGCGATCACCGACGGCGCCGCCCACCTCATGGCCATGGCCGTGTCGATGCAGCAGGGCGGCATCTGGGACGGCCAGCGCGGCACCAACATGCTGGGCTCCGCCGTGCCGTACTACGACGTGTACCGGACCGCGGACGACCGCTACATGTCGGTCGGACCACTGGAGGGCCAGTTCTGGGCGGTGCTCGTCGAGCGCATCGGCGTCGAGCTGCCCGACCGCAACGACTTCGGTCGCTGGGGCGAGCTGCGGCAGGCGCTGACCGACCGGTTCGCCGAGAAGACCCAGGCCGAGTGGACCGAGATCTTCGGCGACTCCGACGCGTGTGTGGCCCCCGTCGTCCCGCTCGTCGAGGCCTACGACCATCCCCACAACGTCGCGCGCGGCACCTACGTCGAGCACCACGGCGTCACGCAGCCCGCGCCGGCGCCCCGATTCTCCGCCACACCGGCAGAGCTGACCATCCCCCCGGCGGCCGCCGGGACCCACACCCGCGAGGCCCTGACCGCCTGGGGCATCCACGACGTCGACGGCCTCATTGCCGACGGCATCGCCGTGCAACGAGAGGACTGA
- a CDS encoding alpha/beta fold hydrolase produces the protein MISELVYTRKGSGEPLVLIHGIGHRRQAWDPIFDRLAETYDVIAVDLAGFGESPAYPVGTKYSSEVACHNLQANFEHWGIKRPHVVGNSLGGAISLELANRGLVSSVTALSPAGFFGRLNLLQAIFHLFVLRLSALFTPMPLLRKVLAVPALRNAMMSSLFAHPERLDEDAIVGDSLALRHARAFERTALANLGYHFTGMVPVPTTIAWGTRDKILPYSQAGTAVERLPHALHVPLPGSGHVPMVDDPDAIIELIHATVDRATGRDHLARPA, from the coding sequence ATGATTTCTGAACTCGTCTACACACGCAAGGGCTCCGGCGAGCCCCTGGTGCTGATCCACGGCATCGGCCACCGCCGCCAGGCCTGGGACCCGATCTTCGACCGCCTGGCCGAGACGTACGACGTCATCGCCGTCGACCTCGCCGGCTTCGGCGAGTCCCCGGCCTACCCCGTGGGGACCAAGTACTCCTCCGAGGTCGCGTGCCACAACCTGCAGGCGAACTTCGAGCACTGGGGCATCAAGCGGCCCCACGTCGTGGGCAACTCCCTTGGCGGGGCCATCAGCCTCGAGCTGGCCAACCGCGGCCTGGTCTCCTCGGTCACGGCGCTCAGCCCCGCCGGGTTCTTCGGCCGGCTCAACCTCCTGCAGGCGATCTTCCACCTGTTCGTGCTGCGTCTGTCGGCACTGTTCACGCCCATGCCGCTGCTGCGCAAGGTGCTGGCGGTGCCGGCGTTGCGCAACGCGATGATGTCCTCGCTGTTCGCCCATCCCGAGCGGCTCGACGAGGACGCCATCGTCGGCGACTCGCTCGCCCTGCGCCACGCGCGCGCCTTCGAACGCACGGCGCTGGCCAACCTGGGCTACCACTTCACGGGGATGGTCCCGGTGCCGACGACGATCGCGTGGGGCACGCGCGACAAGATCCTGCCGTACAGCCAGGCCGGCACCGCCGTGGAGCGCCTGCCCCACGCGCTCCACGTGCCGCTCCCCGGCAGCGGCCACGTGCCGATGGTCGACGACCCCGACGCCATCATCGAGCTGATCCACGCGACGGTCGACCGGGCCACCGGTCGCGACCACCTGGCCCGACCGGCCTGA
- a CDS encoding flavin-containing monooxygenase: MEVLDSVVIGAGQAGLSTSFHLRRRGVEHVVLDANAEPGGAWQHRWDALVMRDVHGVADLPDAAVPPAGGDERANTFVPAYFAAYEAEHDLPVVRPVRVRRVVDDGGLLRVESDAGTWTSRTLVNATGTWRRPFVPRLPGAESFRGRQFHTAGYPGPDRFRGRRTLVVGGGASAVQFLGAIAPLTDTLWVTRREPVWRTEPFDPEAGREAVAHVEERVRRGLPPRSVVSVTGLMLREQEREAERLGAYHRLPMFDRIEPRGVRWDSGRFEPVDVILWATGFRPDIAHLGPLHLRSPLGGIRLGSTLATSTTAVVDPRVQLVGYGPSASTIGANRAGRVAANAVAAAVADQAGATT; the protein is encoded by the coding sequence GTGGAGGTCCTCGACAGTGTCGTCATCGGTGCCGGACAGGCGGGGCTGTCGACGTCGTTCCACCTGCGCAGACGTGGCGTCGAGCACGTGGTCCTCGACGCGAACGCGGAGCCCGGTGGGGCATGGCAGCACCGATGGGACGCCCTGGTCATGCGCGACGTCCACGGCGTGGCCGACCTGCCCGACGCAGCCGTTCCGCCCGCCGGAGGCGACGAACGTGCGAACACCTTCGTGCCGGCCTACTTCGCCGCCTACGAGGCCGAGCACGACCTGCCGGTCGTACGACCCGTGCGGGTCCGCCGGGTGGTCGACGACGGCGGCCTCCTGCGGGTCGAGAGCGACGCCGGCACCTGGACGTCCCGCACGTTGGTGAACGCCACCGGCACCTGGCGACGTCCGTTCGTGCCGCGGCTCCCGGGCGCGGAGTCGTTCCGCGGTCGCCAGTTCCACACTGCCGGCTATCCCGGGCCTGACCGGTTCCGCGGTCGCCGCACGCTGGTGGTGGGCGGCGGGGCGTCGGCCGTGCAGTTCCTCGGCGCGATCGCCCCGCTCACCGACACCCTGTGGGTGACCCGGCGTGAACCCGTGTGGCGCACCGAGCCGTTCGACCCCGAGGCGGGCCGCGAGGCCGTGGCGCACGTGGAGGAACGGGTGCGGCGCGGCCTCCCGCCCCGCAGCGTGGTCAGCGTGACGGGCCTGATGCTGCGCGAGCAGGAGCGGGAGGCCGAACGGCTCGGCGCCTACCACCGGCTCCCGATGTTCGACCGGATCGAGCCGCGGGGGGTGCGCTGGGACTCCGGCCGGTTCGAGCCGGTCGACGTGATCCTCTGGGCCACCGGGTTCCGCCCGGACATCGCCCATCTCGGGCCCCTGCACCTGCGCAGCCCGCTCGGCGGGATCCGGCTGGGGTCGACCCTGGCGACCAGCACGACGGCCGTCGTCGACCCCCGCGTGCAGCTGGTCGGCTACGGGCCGTCGGCCAGCACGATCGGGGCCAACCGGGCGGGCCGCGTCGCAGCCAACGCGGTGGCCGCGGCGGTCGCCGATCAGGCGGGGGCGACCACGTAG
- a CDS encoding alpha-hydroxy acid oxidase, which translates to MEPADFEARAAELLGAGAHGYFAGGAGDELTLRDNVEAWRRIALAPRVLVDVSERDTSVTVLGRRRPHPFVVAPMAYQRSAHEDAEIGTARAAAATGSTFVLSSQTSTDPRAVAAAGGAADRWMQLYVFRDRGLTDDLVQAAREGSFEALVITVDFPFGGWRDRDRRSGYVVDHAPYVQLSGTPLTPAERHAMHDPTLTWDDIAGFGEASGLPIVLKGVLGPADAERAVQVGAAGIVVSNHGGRQLDTVLSGAAALPAVVDAVAGRIDVLVDGGVRRGWDAAKALALGADAVMVGRPVLWGLACEGSDGARRVLEQLVTEFDSTLGLLGCPRAEDLDASYVVAPA; encoded by the coding sequence ATGGAACCCGCTGACTTCGAGGCACGGGCCGCCGAGCTGCTCGGCGCCGGCGCGCACGGCTACTTCGCCGGCGGCGCGGGGGACGAGCTCACGCTGCGCGACAACGTCGAGGCGTGGCGACGGATCGCCCTGGCGCCCCGGGTCCTGGTCGACGTGAGCGAGCGCGACACCTCGGTCACGGTGCTCGGGCGGCGTCGCCCGCACCCGTTCGTCGTGGCACCCATGGCCTACCAGCGCAGTGCCCACGAGGACGCCGAGATCGGCACGGCGCGCGCGGCCGCGGCCACCGGCTCGACCTTCGTCCTGTCCTCCCAGACCTCGACGGATCCGCGAGCGGTCGCGGCGGCCGGGGGTGCCGCCGACCGCTGGATGCAGCTCTACGTCTTCCGGGACCGCGGCCTCACCGACGACCTCGTGCAGGCGGCCCGCGAGGGATCCTTCGAGGCGCTCGTCATCACGGTCGACTTCCCCTTCGGCGGCTGGCGCGACCGGGACCGCCGCTCGGGCTACGTGGTCGACCACGCCCCCTACGTCCAGCTCTCGGGCACGCCGCTGACCCCTGCCGAGCGGCACGCCATGCACGACCCGACCCTCACGTGGGACGACATCGCCGGCTTCGGTGAGGCCAGCGGACTGCCGATCGTCCTGAAGGGGGTGCTCGGTCCCGCGGACGCCGAGCGGGCCGTGCAGGTCGGCGCCGCCGGGATCGTGGTGTCGAACCACGGTGGCCGCCAGCTCGACACGGTGCTATCAGGGGCGGCTGCGCTGCCGGCCGTCGTCGACGCCGTCGCCGGCCGCATCGACGTGCTCGTCGACGGCGGGGTCCGGCGCGGCTGGGACGCGGCCAAGGCGCTCGCCCTCGGGGCCGACGCGGTCATGGTCGGACGGCCCGTCCTGTGGGGGCTCGCCTGCGAGGGCTCCGACGGCGCCCGACGGGTGCTGGAGCAGCTCGTCACCGAGTTCGACAGCACCCTCGGCCTCCTGGGCTGCCCCCGGGCCGAGGACCTCGACGCGAGCTACGTGGTCGCCCCCGCCTGA